tTGAAAAGTTCAGGTATTTCAgctaaaacttttttttttgctatgtCTACATTATGTTCTATGGACGTTTAAAGTCTTGttcttcactctcacagattgacagtttgaccgcttcttcttcttcctttgtctcagaatcagctggtTTTGGCACCAatgcctttaattcagtcaaaaaagatAACCTACGATATAACAGATCTCAACTGTTTGGAAAACTTTCGATTATTTTTTCTCTAATCTTAATACGATAGTAACGCGTTTagcaataaatatcaatttttgaatgtaaatatgacaATTGCGATCTGCTTCTTACTAGTAGTCTAATATCACtgttttccagacatttacacaaacattggctaccatcaatctgtgagagtgcagctttaaacagttgtaaatgccaacaaatacaTAATCTAAATAAACTAGCCCCATTCAGATGGGTTGAATGTAAAACTTAACACTCAGTGGATATCAATTTATAAACCTGTGTTCACTTacctgttttaaatatttaaatccaaAATCACCCGAATTAAACTTTATCTCTTCAAAGTTGTCCACTATTTCAAAAGCgaatttaactttatatttgttAACGTTTAGGGATATAAGTAATCCAATAACATTTAGAATAATTAAAGTAGTAAGTATCATGTGCGCCTTCATTTTGAATACTGTTTGCACGTCCCGTTATTTGTGTTAAGTGATTATATCAccctatctatctatctatagatattttggatttttttatcagtatatcaaaatatgtaacaatgtataaacaACAGTATCTGTCTGTTATCAACTATTTGGGTTTGCATCAGCATAAATTAGAAAAGAAACCTATTTATAAGCATTGCAAAAGCATCCTGCGTGTAGCATCctttatttatcatataaacaagaGTAAGGTATATAGATTATGGCAGCCAGAACACAAAGACAGTGCAAAGTATAAGTTCGTAACCAGCCATCAACAAGTTGTTTAACAAATAAAGGCATTTCACTGAATAGTCAACTGTCTTCAACATCTCCAATCCGATTGATAACAACAAATATCGTTGTTTGGTTTTAACCGATGAAAACGCTTAACGTTACAATATACTCCGTCATAAATGAATTTTCAAACTTCAAATGCATCTTGTGCTAACAGAAGTCTTTACTGCTTGTGTCAAACAACATTcctgttaaaacaaaatatcatgataaagcagtatgtatatatgttcattCCCTTCTACTGTTCATTCAAAACTCTTCACGATCGCATATCCTCGACATACAACATATCACACCGCGAAACTCAATGCTTTACAAAAATAATCTCGATCCCATAAAACTATGATAATATCCATGTCATCATTTTCAGTGATGTGCTCTGTCCGAATTCCGTAAGCCAAATActtacaaatgtttataactTAGCCATCATGCTTGATGCAAGATGGCCCATGACTGACCATTGCATGGACAGCAATACATTACTATGTAGATTCACCCTTCTGTGTTTTGGAAGTACTCATCTATTGTCGACTCTATAAAAGCATActaataatttgacaaaaatactGCGATAAATCCATTTTGTATGTATGCTTGTGTTTTACGTGCGAAACTGTTCATTTAATATCCGCTTTAAACCCCACATAGATTTCCTCTAATCATTCGCTGACTGTTCCAATATAGGTTTTATTTCCCCATATATGAGCCACTCTTGGCTCTTCTCTCTGCTGAAGTCAAAGCTCCTCCTCCGAAAGTTCCTAGTTGTCACCACGTATAGGTCTTGTACATGGCCCTTTTAAGCAACACCATATCAAGAGGCATGTTAACGAAGAAATTCCTACAATCCACCCAATAGCGACAGTAGCAGACTGTGGATTACGTTTgatttcttcatatttttcatCAGCGAATTCAAACACCTCTTCCGCCAAGTCAAAAATCTcagatttgtttgaaatatcacTTGGATCGATATACGAATAAATGGTACTTGCTTCCTTCAGATCACTCACTCCGTAAAAGGAAATTGATATATTTCGTATTGTAAACAGCGATTCTGAAATATAGTTcaactgttataaaatatattgtacacatcgtttcttttattgtataacatataatattgaCAACCGCAATTGTGTTAAAACATGTTGCTGATAGAACTGTTGACTTGTATCTATAAATAGGGTGTTTTTGTAAATTACAGAATATATCATTTCGCATGGATCTTTTCATTTTAAACCATAAACCAATTTAGTAAATCTATTTGTACTACTCAATTTTAAGCAAAcgtaaatattcatattaacaAGTATTACCTTGTTCTtggttctttttaaaaaatattttccattctcCAGTCAGAAGTTCTCCCCAAAAATGTACAGAGGTAAAGGTCCAGTGTATCATTGCAGGTCCATTAAGTGATTTTGTTTCTGTGGTATTTGATTTCTTATGAGACAAAAGGTAACTCAAAGTCTTGGAAGGTGATTTTAGAACTATATCGATATCTTCAACTTTGGTATTGCTAATCTCAATGTCAACGAATACTGCAACTTGTTCAAGTAATTTAGGATATAACGATTCTTTCAACGGTGGAACACTGGTTTTGGAACTGACAATACTGGTGAATCTGAAATAGAGGAACTCGTTCATTAGTAAGTTACTTTTAAATTTCAGTTGTCAATATCCATCTTACAGAACTTCACATGCTTTTAAAGCACTGAGATTTGATAAATACACGATTGCATATACACGTACACCTTATCCGAGtctttattgaaaatggttGTATAACTAAGCTGTCTTGCGACTGGAAACCATACACGCGCCTTCAAAACCATTGCAGTTGCGTTCATCAATCCAAAACCGAAATACTTGTCAACTGAAATCAGATAcgagttaaaaaataatataatcatttttatatctCACATCGAGCAGATGAGTATAGACGtacatatatatacttattttaacaagtaatattaaaaaaaaagaacaaaacaaaatggtgaTGTATgtaatactatactatgaagcCCTACATTTTAATCCAGCTGCATTTTGCACCGAGTTTCCATATCGTTTCACGTTCTCTAAAGACGATGTGAGGACGATAATGTACTGAACGTCTCTGCAAGTTAGCCTTGGGCTTCAATgggtataaaacaaaaaatacatattccATAGATATCATACtatatatcagaaaaaaacacacattctgACGGAGTTTGGACACCagcatgtcatttttttatatttccattatatacaaTCTCATTTCTACTATCccgttattaaaaaaaataccagcAGTGTACAGTAAAAAAATTCCCTCAAAAGATAAAACATGAGAACTTCACTGACTAAACATACTTGGCTTCCAACATAATGGCAATCATTCCAGAAGCTCTCGCAGCGGCCGCTGAAGTTCCTTGAAATATCGCGCATGAGTCCCAATTGCTTGTTGATTTCTAGTTTTGTGAATTCAAAATCAGAAATCGATTTTAGAATCTTCTATAAGCACATGAGTctcttattttaattaaactcgagatttataatttcaatattaaacatttgaacagtcaattgtttttttttttacatttttttaataaaaatactgaaTATAACTACAGTTATTTAGTATAATGAAAGCTATATAATATGAAGCATATAACGTTATAACACACACTTTTTAGATTTTACTAATTGAGCACATACCAATATATCTCCTGACCACGTGCGGAAATCTCCGAAGGTAGCAGCCAGAATGCATGCTCCTGGCCTTACGTATTTAGGTCTCTTCCCATGCCTTCCGACACTTGCTATGGTAATAGTATAAATACTGCTGGCATAAAACTCCATGTTGCGGTCATGAATTTTCGTGTTCTGTCCAAAGTTATTTCCAgcggaaaatacaaaaatactgCCTTTTCCTTGTCTTCCCTACAATATTgaatatgtgtatgtgtaaagAAGCACATTTTACAATAACTATTGATAACTATTCTTAGCAATAGCATGCATTTGAAGGAAACTCTCAACAGTATTTGATTGAGGTAGGTTCAACGAAGGGATTGCGGTATAAATACCTTTTCAACCCCTCCTTTAAGAACTGTCTTGGATTCAATGGCGTTGGCTGTAAAAGGGTTATCCAGATTGAAACTACACGAGTAAATGTCGATGACATCCCTCTTGTGTCCAAGAGCAGCAGGGATCTTCTCATTGTTAAAAAGAATAAGCCTCAATCCCGTCAGTTCTAGTTGGTCCTTGTGAAAAACCTTAAGTGCTAACCACGACAAGTAAAGACAATGGAATGACTTTAAGCATTAATTATTAGTTAACATATTTACTTTATCCGATTGAAACACTGTCTGAAATCCTTCGTTTGCATTGATCTTTTTGCGAGATTATTGTTATTTACATGTGctttgttcattttacgaatcaACAAAAGTATTGAAAAGTTATAGTTCGTTTGTTGAATTAATCCTTAATTATTATTCTCATGTATTCGACTGACCTACAACAGATGAATTGAAAGCTACCCCCGCAAAACACACATCGTTTCCCATCTCTGCTCCGACAATTCCAGCTGCCAAAGTTCCATGACTGAAGTGTTTAGCCATTTTGAAATGTCCGTATGTTCTCGAAGTCAATGTTTAAATCCATGACATTTTTACGTTTTATGGTCTTGAACTTGGCACACCAATGATTATAACgtttaagttgtttattttaattaccTTTTTAGTACTTATCAGGAGGTGCATCTAAACTTTAAATTATTATGCGGCTGATTGggaaaaaaactacattttatcGCAAatcacataataatataaaactaaaatgaaaaatacagggactaGCCCAGTAATATCTTAGGCGAATTACTTTCGAGCTTTGATTTATGCTGTACAAGCAACTTTATGTTCTTACTCTGTATATGTGTTGTATTCTGGATAATTATGAGATCGCTGAGGTTCCACGTGACCTGTGTTGTCCTCATTTACAAAACTAAACGAAAGTGCCTTATTCTGAAAATATACAATGTGAAAACATAAAAACCATTGTGCTTGtgacaaacaattattactttCTCAGAACTGTAtcggaagaagaagaagaagaagaagaagaagaagaagaagaagaagaagaagaagtatTGTTTTGCACTATGAAACAAAACCAAAATATGTAGTCGAATACACTTTTACCTAACGTACGAATTGTGACCATCCGTTTTTAGTTCAATAAAAGAAGTAACCTTCAAATAATTAAGAATAATGTCTCAAATTATAGAACGAAAAGATGCTTTGTATCAAAGGTTTATTTCCTTCATTAAACTAGgatcatttaaacatatgtttaaacactttcaTATCCAGGGACAGTATACTAACATTTTAATGGATGTGCAGCCATTTCCAAGTATCTCTTAATTAGAAATGAGAGTGTGAAAAGTTATGCTATACGTACAATATTCCGTTTCAGGTCTGGATGGTTGATATAAACTCCTGTGTCCACGATGGCGACAGTGACCCCCTTTCCTGTGAATCCCAAACTCCATGCCCTCTCAACATCTGGGTCGTAATATGCTGGACAAGATTTGaacaactgaaaataaaagatTGCTATTAATCCGGATAACATTGagtctgtttttaaattaaaatctacGCGTGTTCATTGAATTTGCAAAGGCGGTAGCCCCAATGTATTACATTGTTGCACAGCATGTGGAGTTCCATTGCATTGATGTCCTGTCGTATACAGTCCTTCAAGTTATGTTCTTGGTCCATTAAATCTAGACTAGTGTTTGCCCTTGTTCTATCCATCCCCCTCTTAATTCAACAGACGAGTTGCAAAAGTTGCgatttgttgtgttttaatttgaaaggttGATCTAATATGTcccaaaaatgcatatatctaGTCAAATTCCAATTACGTATGTGTTCTGTTTGTTCGTATATTGTTTGCATTTGCTTCTCAACTCTGACAGTACCTACCGTTGATTTTTCCAAGcttcttttatattttagctttttcttttcagaaGGGTATGGTGTTGGTGGTCTGTGTTGGATGCCTGATATACTATATGGTTCTGCCTCTACGATCTGAAGCAGCCAAAGAAAATTTTGACATGTCTACAGGTCAATATGAGTATTAATAGTTAAACAGCATACACAACTGTTAACAATTGTTATTGTGTAAGCCGaatttaattatcaacaaattAATCATGGACATATATATAGTCAGGCATGTTTTTGCAttcaaaattatcaaatgatAGGTAAGCGATAATGCAATAATATAAACGTCATTGCAGTATGATTAATACCTGGTTTGAAAAATGATCCCTGAAAGATTGCAGCATGTAGTCAGCTTCACCTTTTCTTGTTGCATTTGCctcaaaaatgtaaatgtttgaagcaatctgaaatttattatttagaacAGACATGACAGTATTTCATCCTTAGAGCTACGTTTAAAGGAATGATTTAATATAAGACTGATTTGATAGAACAATCGATCAGCGGACAATAATGTCTGCTCTGAAATGTTCTAACAAATTTACGTCGAAATCGCATCCCAAATGCTTTTAATAATATCAAcgtacattttgtaaaattattgatatattactATGTATGCTTTGGTTATATGTATAAACAATTAACATGTGGATCAATGTTAAACATTCAATCTATacattgttattaatatttggCAATATTGATCTATTTTATATGTCTTCATGTTGTCAGGTATGTATGACCTGAGggatataaaaatgtttgtattgtattgtttgcaTGGATCTGTATTGAAATATCATACACGATGCATGCACATACATGAATTTGTAGCATGTCAATATCAATGAGGGACAATGTTTACGaaagtaaattcttaatatCTAAAAGAGATCTATATCATTATTGATTGCGAATCGGGAAGTAagacattaaattaaaataccttctttaaaaaaacaaatttaaatcttGAAGACTGTTGCAGAATGACCTCGAAAGTGTCGTTTATTTCCAATGAGTATCTTATTCCAAGTTCATCAGCACTAATGTTCAAAATAAAGCACTGAATccaaaatagatgaaataaaTTCATCATAATTCTTAAATCAAATGACATGTGAACAGATCAATCTGTAACTTCACAATAAATGTTATTAACTACCGGTTTGATACGCCATTTGCTAAGGTTTAATAAAATACACTGTTTAAaagctttaagttatttaatctcaatattttgtaatcaatatCTCAGACCTCCATGTCTGGGTGTTTACCTTGCTGTATAAGGGTATATAcagcaatcgtaacaactcggccatctccggcagcTTCGCGGTAGACCATATGTttttgatactagccgaggagttccgattgtaTATATAGATCAAGTTTAACTTGTGTGGCTATATAGCGTACATTTAAATCaacacatcattttatttatactaaACCTTACATGATAACTATATTTTTGCAATCCTGACAtacaaaataaccaattttttttttaaaatgtattacacCGTTATAAAAAAGAGAATTTAATTTAGAAACGATTGAACTGTTGTTTTAAATAGATTCCATAGAAATATTGGTTTTCTCACGGGTCTTTTATCagtacaatttatataaatgcaacACAAACGTATATTTCTGGCACTTACCAACCATTTAGACACGTTATAGTATGGCCGAGTATGTCTTCTACGtagttttaaattgaattaagttttaaatgatGCCAGTCTCTGTCGTAAAAGAACTTCATGTGGCGTTGAACTGTTGTCCATTGGTTTTGTATTAAATACAGCAATCTGTTTTTCCCATTTACACTCAATAGCAACTAGAAAGTTATACTCCGACATAGTTCCTTGTATGGTTCCCATCTGAAACATATTCTGTACCGCCGTTCCTGGCATATGGACTATGAAATTGTTTAATCATAGCTGGTTCTGTTGCTGTGAGCTCAATACTGTTCTCCTCTTTAGTTGTGTACGATCTAAGACTTGTGAATGTGcttaaattattgcaaatagGCCCTCCTTGTTTATAGGTCTTGGATTTATATCTGCATTCAAGTTCGTATCTGGCCACGGTGACTGAAACAATTAATTTCTATCATGTAACATAGTTCTTAAGTGTATTTGtatggaaaacatttattgtgTCTCCGATCTTCATTTTGTAATCAATTTTGTTCAAAACTACAGTACCCTGAAGATGTCCCTTTAGTTGCagaatcgattttttttattcgtcGGTAACAAGAACAGATCTTTGGTACTTACAATTAAATTGCTTATCATAATGATGCTTGTATCCCTGTTGGGTCCCATAAAGACTCGCTTTAGCTATATGACAAATTTCTTCCGGATTATATCCCACCGGGAGGAGCTGCATGtgtctttttatttaattttcataatattataaacttCTAAACGAAAAAGTGCCAAAGACGTTTACGAATCACCATTATCTGACATGAGTCAAGACGGACAGCTGATAGGGAATCCGGTTAAATTCGGCCAGGCTACCATTTCGGCCTGGATCAATTCGGCccactttttgtattttgtatatgttgtattttgGTATGAACAACCATCCAGACCTGAAACGGAATATAGTACGTATAGCATAACTTTTCACACTCTCATTTCTAATTAAGAGATACTTGGAAATGGCTGCACATCCATTAAAATGTTAGTATACTGTCCCTGGATAtgaaagtgtttaaacatatgtttaaatgatcCTAGTTTAATGAAGGAAATAAACCTTTGATACAAAGCATCTTTTCGTTCTATAATTTGAGACATTATTCTTAATTATTTGAAGGTTACTTCTTTTATTGAACTAAAAACGGATGGTCACAATTCGTACGTTAGGTAAAAGTGTATTCGACTACATATTTTGGTTTTGTTTCATAGTGCAAAACAacacttcttcttcttcttcttcttctgtttctgtttcttcttcttcttcttcttcttcttcttcttcttctgtttcttcttcttcttctgtttcttcttcttcttgtaACACCCTTTTTTGGAAAGTGTTGCAGAGAATTATACAGTTCTGAGaaagtaataattgtttgtcaCAAGCACAATGGTTTTTATGTTTTCACATTGTATATTTTCAGAATAAGGCACTTTCGTTTAGTTTTGTAAATGAGGACAACACAGGTCACGTGGAACCTCAGCGATCTCATAATTATCCAGAATACAACACATATACAGAGTAAGAACATAAAGTTGCTTGTACAGCATAAATCAAAGCTCGAAAGTAATTCGCCTAAGATAttactaggcttgtccctgtatttttcattttagttttatattattatgtgatTTGCgataaaatgtagtttttttccCAATCAGCCGCATAATAATTTAAAGTTTAGATGCCCCTCCTGActgttcaaatgtttaatattgaaattataaatctcgagtttaattaaaataagagACTCATGTGCTTATAGAAGATTCTAAAATCGATTTCTGATTTTGAATTCACAAAACTAGAAATCAACAAGCAATTGGGACTCATGCGCGATATTTCAAGGAACTTCAGCGGCCGCTGCGAGAGCTTCTGGAATGATTGCCATTATGTTGGAAGCCAAGTATGTTTAGTCAGTGAAGTTCTCATGTTTTATCTTTTGAGCGATTTTTTTTACTGTACACTgctggtattttttttaataacggGATAGTAGAAATGAGAttgtatataatggaaatataaaaaatgacatgcTGGTGTCCAAACTCCGTcagaatgtgtgtttttttctgatatataGTATGATATCTATGGaataagtattttttgttttatacccATTGAAGCCCAAGGCTAACATGCGAAATGATATATTCtgtaagttaaaaaaacaccCCATTGACACATACTAGTCAACTGTTTGATCAGCAAAATGTTTGAACACAATTTCGgttgtttaaatgatatgttATACATTAAAAGAAACgatgttttcaatattctttaCAATAGTTGAACTTTATTTCAGAATCGCTGTTTACAATACGAAATATATCAATTTCCTTTTACGGAGTGAGAGCTCTGAAGGAAGCAAGTACCATTTATTCGTATATCGATTCCAGTGTTATTTCTGACGAATCTGATATTTATGACATAGCGGAAAAGGTGTGTGAATTTGCTGGTGGACAATATGAAGAAATCAAACGTAACCCAAATTCTGTTACTGTCGCTGTTGGATGGATTGTAGGAATTTTACCATTATTAGGCATTATTAGGCATTTTGATATGGTGTTACGTAAACAGGTTCTTCAGAAGAGCTATACGTGATGACAACCAGGAACATCCGGAGGAGGAGCTGAGACTTCAGCAGTGAGAAAAGACAAGTGTGGCAAGCGATGATTAGGTTTATAGACATTCAGGAATTGAAAGAATACAGGCATGTAAATAAAAGCTAtattggaacggtcagcgaaTGATTAGAGGAAATATATGCGGGGTTTAAAGCGGATATTATATGAACAGTTTCTTACGTAATATACAAGCATACATACAAAATGGATTTATCGCAGTATGTTTGTCAAATTACTAGTATGCTGTTATAGAGTCGACAATAGATGAGTACTTCCACAACACAGAAGGGCAAATCTACATAGTAATGTATTGCTGTCCATGCAATGGTCAGTCATGGACCATCATGCATCAAGCATGATGGCTAAGTTATAAACATTGGTAAGTATTTGGCTTACGGGATTCGGACAGAGCACATCACTGAAAATGATGACATGGATATTATCATAGTTTTATGGGATCGAGGTTATTTTTGTAAAGCATTGAGTTTCGCAGTGTGATATGTTGTACGTCGAGGATATGCGATCCTTTGAGTTTTGAATGAAGggaatgaacatatatatacatactgctttatcaagatattttgttttaacaggAATGTTGTTTGACACAAGCAGTATAGACTACTGTTAGCACAAAATGCATTTGAAGTTTGAAAATTCATTTATGAAGGAGTATATTGTAACGTTCGGCGTTTTCATAGGTAATAACCAAACATCGATATTTGTTGTTATCACTAGGATTGGAGCTGTTGAAGACAGATGACTATTCAGTGAAATGCctttatttgttaaacaagtAGTTCATGGCTGGTTACGAACATATACATTTGCACTGTCTTTGTCTTTTGGCTGTCATAATCTATATACCTTaatcttgtttatataaaaaataaaggatGCTACACACAGAATGCTTTAGCAGTGCTTGTAAATGGGTTTCTTTTCTAATTTTGGCTGATGGCAATCCCAAACAGTTGACAGACAGATACTGTTGTTTTCATCATATTTCACAGTATTATGTTGTTGTCTTGCAATATTCGAAGGTTGAATTAAATCTTTCAATTTGTGAATGTTGAGCTATCGTCTTTTGCTTGAATCGTATAATGTCGAAAAGAACGAGATCCATCGTATTATGATtcaattaaatgcaaatttatggggagacatattgtttttgccctatCCGTcaatcagtcagtcagtcagtcagtccgttAATTCGCCAGTCTGTACGTTAtacttcgtttccgctcaataactatagaaattttagacccaggaacttcaaacttggtatgctagttggtcatgattAGTAGATGATCCCTCTTGATTTTGAGAtctcaaggtcaaaggtcaaggtcgccttgaccttgaggtgacgaaacggtttccgctcaataactaaagattaTTTGGGTCCAGGACTTTCATTCTTGGTATGCttgttgttcatgactagtagatgatccctattgattttgagatcaaaaggtcaaaggtcaatgtcaccttcaggtaaaaaaacgatatgttggcggtgaccttaagctttaaaatagtttctgctctaactaaagaacgcttgtacccagaaACTTAATACTTGGAATGCTAGTTGATCAGGACTATTAGATGTCCCCTATGATtctgagatcactaggtcaaaggtcaaggggGGCGTGACCTTGAggtccactcaataactaaagttcctttgggtccaggaacttcatacttggttgctagttgttcatgactagttgatgacccctattgattttgatatcaaaatgtcaaaggtcaaggttaccaaCAGGCAAAAAACCCCGATATATTGGCGGTGGCCTacaagcttaaaaatggtttctgctcaataactaaataacGATAGTATcaaagaacttaatacttgctggttggtcatgactagtagatgactcctattgattttgagatcagtaggtcaaagttcaaggtcaccgtgaccttgaggtgatgAAACGGTTTACGCTTAATAActaagaacgcttgcacccaggaacttcatatttgttatgctagttggtcatgactagtagatgaacccgattgattttgtgatcaatCCGTtaatcagtcagtcagtccgtcagtctgtacgtcacacttttctgctcaataaataaagaacatatGCACACatgaactttatacttggtatgctagtcggtcatgacaagtagatgacccctattgattttgagatcagtagatcaaggtcgccgtgaccttgagatgaatgaaacagttaccgctcagtaacttaagaacgcttgcaccaaagaactttatacttggtatgcaagttggtcatgtagatgacccctattgattttgtgatcaggtcaaacgtcaaggtcacgaTAAACTTGAgctgaaaaaaatggtttccgatcaataattaaaatacgcttgcgcccaggaacttcatacaatacaaactgcgtttacattttccaagattaaccaacaacactttcttctcttcactatttaattcggataaataaaccaaacttcactgttggttcgtctccagtccaaaattaaaaatttcatgtccatcatttattttttctcatttatgaCCACACAATAGAGGAAAAGAgcgatttttaaaaatagcaatctctagttaagatacatgtacatttcatcCAACACATAAAATCCCTTCTGAGCCCCACAGATAACCGACGCAGCTTATCAGCACACCAAGGTGGTCATTACGAGGCTACAGCGCACCGAGAACGGTCAGCGAAATTTGCTTATAGCAATTCTTAGAAACTAATACTAGTAATATAGTGAAAAAAGCGGATATTATTATGATAGAGCAAGCATGAATGCGGAAGCAGAG
The sequence above is drawn from the Mya arenaria isolate MELC-2E11 chromosome 14, ASM2691426v1 genome and encodes:
- the LOC128216501 gene encoding endoprotease aex-5-like, giving the protein MSFDLRIMMNLFHLFWIQCFILNISADELGIRYSLEINDTFEVILQQSSRFKFVFLKKIASNIYIFEANATRKGEADYMLQSFRDHFSNQIVEAEPYSISGIQHRPPTPYPSEKKKLKYKRSLEKSTLFKSCPAYYDPDVERAWSLGFTGKGVTVAIVDTGVYINHPDLKRNINKALSFSFVNEDNTGHVEPQRSHNYPEYNTYTDHGTLAAGIVGAEMGNDVCFAGVAFNSSVVALKVFHKDQLELTGLRLILFNNEKIPAALGHKRDVIDIYSCSFNLDNPFTANAIESKTVLKGGVEKGRQGKGSIFVFSAGNNFGQNTKIHDRNMEFYASSIYTITIASVGRHGKRPKYVRPGACILAATFGDFRTWSGDILKSTSNWDSCAIFQGTSAAAARASGMIAIMLEANPRLTCRDVQYIIVLTSSLENVKRYGNSVQNAAGLKFDKYFGFGLMNATAMVLKARVWFPVARQLSYTTIFNKDSDKVFTSIVSSKTSVPPLKESLYPKLLEQVAVFVDIEISNTKVEDIDIVLKSPSKTLSYLLSHKKSNTTETKSLNGPAMIHWTFTSVHFWGELLTGEWKIFFKKNQEQESLFTIRNISISFYGVSDLKEASTIYSYIDPSDISNKSEIFDLAEEVFEFADEKYEEIKRNPQSATVAIGWIVGISSLTCLLIWCCLKGPCTRPIRGDN